agagatttgcctggtattcttcccccgacatgcatgtcgaaacagatcgcagcatgatcattgttccccaatggctcagtaacaccgacatctctaaccaggtcctgagtactgcacaatattaaatccagagtcacctgtcctctggtgggctccatgactagctgctctaaggcacagtcatttagcatgtcaaggaatccggtctccttttcgtgaccagaacacaaattgacccagtcaatatgaggataattgaagtcccccataattacaaccctgtccctccttgtcacctccctgatctgtttcctcatttcaaggcgcccttccggtttctggtctggaggacgatagcacgcccccagtattacatcactcctcaggcctggtaatttaacccatagagattctatggagttggacccaccttcaatctctactttgctggattctatcccttccttaacataaacggccaccccatctccaacacacccctccctgtccctcctgcagAGTTTATAGCCCATATGATCATATAATCTATGATTATAAATAATCATATATGACGATTTGACAAATGAATATATGATTTGCACAGGTACCCAGGCTTAGTTAGAGTAGGGGTCTGGGAGCTAGAAAGCTGTGCCAAAGTCTTTATGGACAAGGTGAATTTTGAGGGGGGATTTTCACTGCAGCAGTTTAGACTAGTTCCTCCGCATGGAGTCACCTGGAGAGGGCCACATGGATTGTTGTAGTGGCCTTATGGACATTGCAAGTACATTCCTGTTCAGCTGCTCTATGTTATCCGAAGCATCCTAGGCTTGTTTTTAAGCTTCCAAGCAGGCGGGAAGGCATTTGTGATGAACTGGGTCTCTTGTGTCTTAGGAAGGAGTTGAAAGAAGTCATCGAAATCTTAGTAGAACAGAAGCGGCAGAAGCTTTCTGCAGCTGAGAAGCTGGAAGATCACATGGACTTTGCATCGCAGCTTATTTTTGCCCAGGTAACttttgtcatggacagattgaGCCCcatcatgtgcagcctcctgcgTTCCAGCTACTGGGAAGAAAACTAGACGCAGTTGCAATGATCTGGGAGCAGAACCCTTCCTTCTTTATTTGTTCCACCGCGTACACTGCTGTCTGTTTGCCATGCAAGAGATCAATGTATTGCTGTCCCTAGACTCATCACCCTCCTGAGTGTTATTTTTGGCTTGACAAAATGACCCCATCTTGAGCTAATTTGAAACAGACTTCACAGTGTTGTTGACAGCCGAGCTCAGTAATCACTGTTGGCCTGATTCATTTTTACACAGAGCCGTGGGGAACTAACGGGTGAGAATGTGAACCAGTGTGTTTTGGAGATGTTGATCGCCGCCCCGGACACGCTCTCCGTGACTCTCTTCTTCATGCTGATGTTGATTGCGGAACACCCTAAAGTGGAAGAGGAGATGATGAAGGAAATACAGTCTGTGACTGGTAAGGATCCAGTGACACTGGACTTCGTATTCTCTCATTTCAGCTTCCAGGTTTGAAAAGGGTCCAAAACAATTAGGACAGTGGCAAAGGAAACATTTGAAAGTGTGGTGAGTGAATGCACTCTGGACACACATTTGCTGCGTTCAATGCGCATGTGCCCACAAGCATACACATTTCAGTCATTCACTTGCAGTAAAAGCATGCAAATTGCATTTAAGATGCATGGACCATCTTCCTTCCTAGATTAAGCTCACAGGAAATCCTGCCTTCCGGTTGGCAACAAAAGCTGGATCTGCACAGCACTGATTGGTCAGCTCCTGTTTGAATCACAAAGCCATTCACCCCTTGTAATAAACACATGTTTCTGCATTTGCTAGAGTTCATTCCAAGGGTGGATGAATTCTTATTAGGTTACTTCAAGAACAGCATTAGATGATTGTTTGTTTATATCTCACCTTCCCCCTAACATCagggtgctcaaggcagcttacaacattttaaaagcaaaacaatagaCACAATCATATTAAATCATAAAAGCAGCAGCCTTTAAAAGCCAACAAAAAAGCATTCTAGCCATAATCTTTTGCTCCAGAGTTGTTCTGTTTAATCCCATGGAACTATAGGGTGAAATGTTAGAAGGAAATTTACCTCTTCAGGTTTGAGGAATATGAGTTTGTAGAAGACTGAAATCAAAGTTTATAAGATCACTTCTGCAGGTCAGTTTGATTCCACTATTCAAGCAAAGATCTAGAACTACTATTTTTTGCTCCTGTGCAAATTTAAATGGATTAATTCAGTGGTTCGCGTACATTTTAGAGGGCCTAAAGGCCtagtttataaatgccaagggggtatggctataatggtgattgggaagcAATGCCCCCTTCCGcaccatagcagcttgtttaaaccttaatgcacatagcctcatctgccctgtcattttcacgaaccaccaaaaattgtgtcaggactggtgggtcctgaactcacattttgagaactgctggatgAATCCATGAATCAACAAAAACTCAtgcaattacagtgcaatcctatgcatgtctactcagaagtaagtttcactgagtataatgggacaTGCTTgtgtatgtataggactgcatccttaatcgactatggctgcaatcctattcacactgacctggaagtaagcccaactgagcacaatgtggcttacttctgagcagacatgcataggattgagctgtatgcTTTATTTAAATGGCTGTCAGCCCcagtttaaaattctttttttaaatctcaagAGTTACCAGTTTCCATGTTTCAGTGGAAATTTCCCTCCAGCCCATACTCAAAGGCAAGCCACTTTAATCTTGCTTACTCTCTACAGGTGACAGAGAGTTACAAAGCGAGGACATGCCCAAGCTTAAGGTGGTTGAGAATTTCATTTACGAGAGCATGAGGTACCAGCCAGTTGTGGACCTGGTCATGCGCCGAGCCTTGCAAGATGATGTAATTGATGGCTACCCAGtgaagaaggggacaaacatcaTCCTGAACATTGGGCGCATGCATAGGCTGGAGTTCTTCCCAAAGCCAAATGAGTTTTCACTGGATAATTTTGAGAACAATGTAAGTTTGCTTCTTATGAGAAGGGTTCTTGCTAAGGGGTCATGACAGTATAGCAGTGAAGATTTCTGTGCTTTGCCTGGCACAGCACATTCGTCATAATGCTGTCCTCCCAGACatctctgggcgcaatcctaaccaactctccagcactggcatagctgtgccagtggggcatgtgctgcatcctgcagttggggggcagtcaaggtaaggtaatgtttgttcccttaccttggagttgcattgcccttatgtcagtgctggaaaatcagttaggattgcagcctcagtcactcagatcctccttcccactctccctGGACTTAAAAAAGGAAGTGGAGaatgaaaaaggaagtgtggagcagagcAATAGGCTTGTGCATCAATCACACCTCAACAAACGTGGGGCTTAACAGGGTTtcattgtaaaaacaaaaacaacaacaaaaaaaaacagacaaGTCTCTGCCTtcgaggagcttacaatctaaaactgCCAGTGAGGAAGATTataaagggaagggagggggggaaatggtcTTTTATGATGGATATTTTCAAACTATGCTTGAACTTTCTTTAAATTCTTCTGTTTCTGCCCACTGCTTTTGCTCAGGTTCCCTATCGCTACTTCCAGCCCTTTGGATTTGGTCCCCGTGGCTGCGTCGGAAAGTTTATTGCAATGGTCATGATGAAAGCGATCCTGGTGACCCTTCTGAAGAGGTGCAGCGTCCACACACTCAAGGGCAAAGGTCTCAACAACATCCCCATAAACAATGACTTGTCCTTGCACCCCAATGAAACGCAGCCCTTACTGGACATCTCCTTCATCTCAAGAGGGCACATGGGAAAGAGGCAGGAAGACCAATAAAACAGCCCTTAGAAATACCTCAGTGCTGATTGGATGGGCTGCTCCACTCTAATCGAACTGTCCTCCACCCCAGGTGTGTCCACATAATTCACTCGCTCAATGAAACACTTTTGTTGACCCAGATATATTGATGATGCCAGCTTCTGATAGAGAACTTCAAGACAGAGAACTCTGTTCCAAGAATACCAAGAAAAGCTGTCAACAGTAAGTGAA
The DNA window shown above is from Tiliqua scincoides isolate rTilSci1 chromosome 8, rTilSci1.hap2, whole genome shotgun sequence and carries:
- the CYP19A1 gene encoding aromatase, whose product is MLAETLNFTQYNITQTMSEIMPVATVPLLILMGFLFLFWNSEETPSIPGPSYCMGIGPLISHARFLWMGLGSACNYYNKMYGEFMRVWIGGEETLIISKSSSMFHVMKHSHYTSRFGSKLGLKCIGMHENGIIFNNNPALWKEIRPFFTKALSGPGLKRMISICVESTTKHLKQLEEATGSECIHTLSLMRLIMLDTSNELFLGVPLDEHAIVLKIQNYFNAWQALLLKPDIFFKISWLYKKYEKSAKELKEVIEILVEQKRQKLSAAEKLEDHMDFASQLIFAQSRGELTGENVNQCVLEMLIAAPDTLSVTLFFMLMLIAEHPKVEEEMMKEIQSVTGDRELQSEDMPKLKVVENFIYESMRYQPVVDLVMRRALQDDVIDGYPVKKGTNIILNIGRMHRLEFFPKPNEFSLDNFENNVPYRYFQPFGFGPRGCVGKFIAMVMMKAILVTLLKRCSVHTLKGKGLNNIPINNDLSLHPNETQPLLDISFISRGHMGKRQEDQ